A region of Theileria annulata chromosome 2, complete sequence, *** SEQUENCING IN PROGRESS *** DNA encodes the following proteins:
- a CDS encoding uncharacterized protein (chr2.cand.375 - membrane protein;~membrane protein;~10 probable transmembrane helices predicted for TA14495 by TMHMM2.0 at aa 5-23, 120-142, 149-171, 186-208, 253-275, 290-312, 315-337, 342-364, 376-398 and 408-427) has product MKIFWLYRLIFYFIISMTIGPFYDGWSSTAKYLISEGVFSKLCENVDDPPKLFYLKPLCDNQAYNVGRLLSFYRISEFLSSIFTGIFMDNVGPKITVLLSIVLRVISWVLIPTCNNVHAVIILSCILCGISSNGIAFPVFTIAQYSKKFFNVCMIAISVSLSFGTFYTFILNRIKYSLHDHKPINIIVVMLILTHLPIFILSSILFPNLLEKDVKLNIVDELNSKRTKTASNDEVEDVFIHNNKWEFRTFLSILGRIDILVLSFASMVNVISLTFAQESFPILYGDNKTALTVNEILIPLSFIFSILSTFVLNKVGSVPIILFLNVVSAVMHMSLFFTNLPASIFTSILMSLNYSLFMTQYYIYLDSQVPIQYQGSIKGFLVTLIGFVLFVNIGLNYLSKTYFYTREIHLALMAIRLLVSLPLYFFLRRELPQRSRSFDKP; this is encoded by the coding sequence ATGAAGATATTCTGGCTATATcgattaattttttacttcATAATCTCAATGACAATCGGACCTTTCTACGACGGCTGGTCGTCCACAGCCAAGTATTTGATAAGCGAAGGAGTTTTCTCGAAGCTTTGTGAGAATGTAGATGACCCGCCAAAGCTGTTTTACCTGAAACCACTATGCGACAACCAGGCCTACAATGTTGGCAGATTGCTGTCGTTTTACAGGATTTCAGAGTTTCTGTCAAGCATTTTCACAGGGATCTTTATGGACAACGTAGGGCCCAAAATCACGGTTTTACTGTCTATAGTCCTCAGAGTTATTTCCTGGGTCCTGATACCGACATGTAATAACGTTCACGCAGTGATCATCCTATCGTGTATTCTCTGCGGGATCTCCTCAAACGGAATAGCCTTCCCAGTGTTCACTATCGCACAATACTCAAAGAAGTTTTTTAACGTATGCATGATTGCAATTTCAGTTTCCCTAAGCTTCGGCACATTTTACACCTTCATCCTTAACCGAATCAAGTACTCACTTCATGACCACAAACCCATCAACATCATCGTGGTCATGCTCATTTTAACCCATCTGCCCATTTTCATACTCTCGTCCATTCTGTTCCCGAACTTGCTCGAGAAAGATGTGAAGCTGAACATAGTGGACGAGCTAAATTCTAAAAGGACAAAAACTGCGTCAAATGATGAGGTAGAAGATGTATTCATTCACAACAATAAGTGGGAATTTAGAACttttttatcaattctAGGGAGAATTGACATTCTCGTTCTATCCTTCGCCTCGATGGTTAACGTGATTTCACTCACCTTTGCTCAGGAGTCGTTCCCAATTTTGTACGGGGATAACAAGACTGCTCTCACGGTCAACGAAATTTTAATCCCGCTTtcctttattttttccataCTCTCAACCTTTGTTTTGAACAAGGTGGGCTCCGTTCCCATCATACTGTTCCTCAACGTCGTTAGTGCAGTCATGCACATGTCATTGTTCTTTACCAACTTGCCGGCGTCCATCTTCACCAGCATTTTAATGTCACTGAACTACAGTCTTTTCATGACTCAGTACTACATTTACTTGGACAGTCAAGTTCCTATACAGTATCAGGGAAGCATTAAGGGTTTCCTCGTCACTCTCATCGGTTTTGTTCTCTTTGTCAACATTGGGCTAAATTATCTTTCCAAAACTTATTTCTACACCAGGGAGATACACTTGGCGCTCATGGCGATTCGTCTTTTGGTAAGTTTGCCTCTGTACTTTTTCTTGAGGCGAGAGCTCCCTCAGCGGTCAAGGTCATTTGATAAGCCTTAA